The Anaerolineae bacterium genome includes a window with the following:
- a CDS encoding thymidine phosphorylase encodes MNVVDLIAAKRDGCEHAPGDLSRLISMAVTGEVADYQLAAWLMAAYIRGLNRAETEELTGALVASGRAYPLGHFGPHSVDKHSTGGVGDKTSLVVVPLCASLGATVPKMSGRGLGFTGGTLDKLESIPGFRTALASAEFERIVSRVGAAIAAQTQDLVPADGKLYALRDVTATVDSIPLIASSVMSKKLALGCPAVVLDVKVGEGAFMASLPQAEALARLMLDIGRGAGRRISAVLTPMDQPLGQAVGNSLEVIEALDTLRGRGPEDFVRHCVLVASEMLGAAGLYPSAQSAAPAVESHLRSGAAEGKFLEMVEAQGGDVEALVTGALPRAPQSADVFARRSGFVRAISARAIGQVAASLGAGRRHKEDPVDLGAGILLRCSFGGQVDRGQPMATLYSSSKALLEAAIAPVQGAFVIGEEAPEALPLVHRVLRA; translated from the coding sequence GTGAATGTAGTGGATCTCATCGCCGCCAAGAGGGACGGGTGCGAACATGCTCCCGGCGACCTCAGCCGGCTCATCTCGATGGCCGTGACCGGCGAAGTCGCCGACTACCAGCTGGCCGCGTGGCTCATGGCGGCCTACATCCGCGGCCTCAATCGGGCGGAGACAGAGGAACTGACGGGAGCCCTGGTGGCTTCAGGACGCGCCTATCCGCTGGGTCACTTTGGCCCTCACTCGGTTGACAAGCACAGCACTGGGGGAGTGGGCGACAAGACCTCTCTAGTCGTAGTACCCCTTTGTGCCAGCCTGGGTGCCACGGTGCCCAAGATGTCGGGGCGGGGCCTCGGATTCACCGGCGGCACCCTCGACAAGCTCGAGTCCATCCCGGGCTTCCGCACTGCTCTCGCTTCGGCCGAGTTCGAGCGCATCGTTTCCCGTGTTGGCGCTGCCATCGCTGCGCAGACCCAGGACCTGGTGCCGGCCGACGGAAAGCTATACGCCCTGAGGGACGTCACCGCCACGGTGGACTCGATCCCCCTTATAGCCTCCAGCGTCATGAGCAAGAAGCTGGCCCTGGGGTGCCCCGCGGTGGTTCTGGACGTCAAGGTGGGCGAGGGGGCCTTCATGGCCAGCCTGCCCCAGGCGGAGGCTTTGGCGCGCCTGATGCTGGACATCGGACGTGGCGCCGGCCGCCGCATCAGCGCCGTCCTGACGCCCATGGACCAGCCTCTGGGCCAGGCGGTGGGCAACTCGCTGGAGGTGATTGAGGCCCTGGATACCCTACGCGGACGCGGCCCAGAGGACTTCGTCAGGCACTGCGTGCTGGTGGCGTCCGAGATGCTGGGTGCCGCGGGGCTCTATCCCTCCGCCCAATCGGCCGCTCCCGCGGTTGAGAGTCACCTTCGCTCCGGGGCAGCAGAAGGCAAGTTCCTCGAGATGGTCGAAGCCCAGGGAGGCGACGTCGAGGCCCTGGTAACCGGCGCGCTCCCCCGAGCGCCTCAGTCGGCTGACGTGTTCGCCCGGCGGTCCGGCTTCGTCCGGGCTATCAGCGCCCGAGCTATCGGGCAGGTTGCCGCGAGCCTCGGCGCAGGGCGGCGGCACAAGGAGGATCCCGTTGACCTTGGAGCCGGCATCCTGCTGCGCTGTAGCTTCGGGGGCCAAGTGGATAGAGGGCAGCCAATGGCTACCTTGTATTCCTCCTCCAAGGCACTGCTCGAGGCGGCGATAGCGCCGGTTCAGGGCGCCTTCGTCATAGGGGAGGAGGCACCGGAAGCCCTTCCACTGGTTCATCGGGTGCTGCGGGCATGA